Proteins encoded in a region of the Brevundimonas vesicularis genome:
- a CDS encoding ACT domain-containing protein, translating to MSNTIHIQIDRADGSLQRLIGLVERRGFYIDGMALADEGAFRRIALTVRGRDAGRCMDNLGRQIDRLFGVRRISNDITQSEAA from the coding sequence ATGAGCAACACGATCCACATCCAGATCGACCGTGCGGACGGTTCGCTTCAGCGTCTCATCGGCCTGGTGGAGCGCCGCGGCTTCTACATCGACGGCATGGCCCTGGCTGACGAGGGCGCATTCCGCCGCATCGCCCTGACGGTGCGCGGCCGCGACGCCGGCCGTTGCATGGACAATCTGGGTCGCCAGATCGACCGGCTGTTCGGCGTGCGCCGCATCAGCAACGACATTACTCAATCCGAGGCCGCGTAA
- the leuD gene encoding 3-isopropylmalate dehydratase small subunit, whose translation MSEPFQVLTSKTVTLSQANIDTDQIIPARFLTTTTREGLGKAAFYDWRYEDDGSEKPEATLNRIDPAEHRILLAGRNFACGSSREHAPWALLDYGFRAVISTEIADIFTSNALKNGLLPIVVSQAVWDDLASQPDQPVTIDLQANQIQRGNAEPVPFGVESFARQCLLDGVDTLGWLQANMPEIEAYERSKETVR comes from the coding sequence ATGTCTGAACCCTTCCAGGTGCTGACCTCCAAGACCGTGACCCTGAGCCAGGCCAATATCGACACCGACCAGATCATTCCGGCGCGGTTCCTGACCACGACCACGCGCGAAGGGCTGGGCAAGGCCGCCTTCTATGACTGGCGTTACGAGGACGACGGCTCGGAAAAACCCGAGGCCACTTTGAACCGGATCGATCCGGCCGAGCACCGCATCCTGCTGGCGGGCCGGAACTTCGCTTGCGGTTCGTCGCGCGAACATGCGCCCTGGGCCCTGCTGGACTATGGGTTCCGGGCGGTGATCTCGACCGAGATCGCTGACATTTTTACATCGAATGCGCTGAAAAACGGCCTTCTGCCCATCGTCGTCAGCCAGGCGGTTTGGGACGATCTGGCGTCGCAGCCGGACCAGCCGGTTACGATCGACCTCCAGGCCAATCAGATCCAGCGCGGCAATGCCGAACCCGTGCCGTTCGGGGTCGAATCCTTCGCCCGCCAATGCCTGCTGGACGGGGTGGACACCCTGGGCTGGCTGCAAGCAAACATGCCTGAAATCGAAGCCTACGAGCGATCGAAAGAGACCGTAAGATGA
- the ilvC gene encoding ketol-acid reductoisomerase yields the protein MAITIYTNEDIKPGAIAGQRIAIIGYGSQGRAHAQNLKDSGHDVVAGVRQGGTGWKNATADGVPTAEPAEAVKGADIIAILTPDMVQGDVYRDIIEPNAKEGSALLFAHGFSIIYERITPREDMDVILVAPKGPGDLVRREFQRGRGVPSLFAVEKDVTGKARDRAMGYAKGNGGATGGLLETTFREETETDLFGEQAVLCGGAKELVMQGFNTLVEAGYQPEIAYFECLHELKLIVDLFYEGGISKMHHFISETAKYGAVASGPRVVTEETKARMKTILDEIQDGTFARNWIAENEAGKPQYEAWLKADRESQIEQVGARLRERMAWLNTPKAEAA from the coding sequence ATGGCCATCACCATCTACACCAACGAAGACATCAAGCCGGGCGCCATCGCCGGCCAGCGCATCGCCATCATCGGCTATGGCTCGCAAGGTCGCGCCCATGCGCAGAACCTGAAGGACAGCGGCCACGATGTGGTCGCCGGCGTCCGTCAAGGCGGCACGGGTTGGAAGAACGCCACCGCCGACGGCGTGCCCACCGCTGAGCCGGCCGAGGCCGTCAAGGGCGCCGACATCATCGCCATCCTGACGCCCGACATGGTTCAGGGCGACGTCTATCGCGACATCATCGAGCCGAACGCCAAGGAGGGCTCGGCCCTGCTGTTCGCCCACGGCTTCTCGATCATCTACGAGCGCATCACGCCGCGCGAGGACATGGACGTGATCCTGGTCGCGCCCAAGGGACCGGGCGATCTGGTCCGCCGCGAGTTCCAGCGCGGTCGCGGCGTGCCTTCGCTGTTCGCCGTCGAGAAGGACGTCACCGGCAAGGCCCGCGACCGGGCCATGGGTTACGCCAAGGGCAACGGCGGCGCGACCGGCGGCCTGCTGGAAACCACCTTCCGCGAAGAGACCGAGACCGATCTGTTCGGCGAACAGGCGGTCCTGTGCGGCGGCGCCAAGGAGCTGGTCATGCAAGGGTTCAACACCCTGGTCGAGGCCGGCTACCAGCCCGAGATCGCCTATTTCGAATGCCTGCACGAGCTGAAGCTGATCGTGGACCTGTTCTACGAAGGCGGCATCTCCAAGATGCACCACTTCATCTCCGAGACGGCCAAGTACGGCGCTGTCGCCAGCGGCCCGCGCGTCGTGACCGAAGAGACCAAGGCCCGCATGAAGACCATTCTGGACGAGATCCAGGACGGCACCTTTGCGCGCAACTGGATCGCCGAGAACGAGGCCGGCAAGCCGCAGTACGAGGCCTGGCTGAAGGCGGACCGCGAGAGCCAGATCGAACAGGTCGGCGCTCGTCTGCGCGAACGCATGGCCTGGCTGAATACGCCCAAGGCTGAAGCGGCCTGA
- a CDS encoding TorF family putative porin: MKKTIIRAAAAATLAAGLIGLAAPASAQSDVDVAWNVGVVSDYVFRGFTQTSEDPAIQGGVDLTSGSFYAGAWASNVDFGDDTDAEVDLYGGYRTEAGGFALDFGAIGYLYVGEPDGADYNYAEFKAAASRAVGPATFGAAVYYSPDFFGADKEATYAEVNAAFSPAPKWTVSGALGKQWLDVSDDYTTWNVGVGYALTDKVGVDVRYHDTDVDGVPGAEERIVGAVKLTF; encoded by the coding sequence ATGAAGAAGACCATCATCCGCGCGGCCGCCGCCGCGACTCTCGCCGCAGGTCTGATCGGCCTCGCGGCGCCGGCCTCGGCCCAGAGCGACGTCGACGTCGCCTGGAACGTCGGCGTCGTCAGCGACTACGTGTTCCGCGGCTTCACCCAAACCAGCGAAGACCCCGCCATTCAAGGCGGCGTCGACCTGACGTCGGGCAGCTTCTATGCGGGAGCCTGGGCCTCCAACGTCGACTTCGGCGACGACACCGACGCGGAAGTCGACCTGTACGGCGGCTATCGCACCGAGGCGGGCGGCTTCGCGCTGGATTTCGGCGCGATCGGCTATCTGTATGTCGGGGAGCCGGACGGCGCGGACTATAACTACGCCGAGTTCAAGGCTGCGGCCTCGCGCGCGGTCGGTCCCGCCACCTTTGGCGCGGCCGTCTATTACTCGCCCGACTTCTTCGGCGCGGACAAGGAAGCGACCTACGCCGAGGTCAACGCCGCCTTCTCGCCGGCGCCCAAGTGGACGGTGTCGGGCGCGCTCGGCAAGCAATGGCTCGACGTCAGCGACGACTACACCACCTGGAACGTCGGCGTCGGCTATGCCTTGACCGACAAGGTGGGCGTCGATGTCCGCTATCACGATACCGATGTGGACGGCGTGCCCGGCGCCGAAGAGCGCATCGTCGGGGCGGTGAAGCTCACCTTCTGA
- the leuC gene encoding 3-isopropylmalate dehydratase large subunit: protein MPDSKTLFDKVWDAHVVRSEKADTPGVLYIDLHLVHEVTSPQAFSEIEARGLKVRRPDRTYATLDHSTPTLPAGLNGLKPYVTAQAEAQVHTLERNCAAHGVPLAGWDSDDRGVVHVMGPELGLTQPGMTVVCGDSHTATHGAFGALAFGIGTSEVGHVLATQCLLQRKAKAMRVKVDGKLQPGVSGKDVALAVIAAIGFGGGTGYVIEYAGEAVRSLDMEGRMTLCNMSIEAGARAGMIAPDQTTIDWLRGRKHVPADYEAATAAWLKLVTDAGAVFDKEVTIDGAAIRPMATWGTTPDAGAPIGSPVPQPQSDSDRKAIAYMGFTAGEATTSQPVDVVFIGSCTNGRLPDLRAAAEVLRGRKVKPGLRMLVVPGSEAVRRDAEAEGLDQVFIAAGAEWRIPGCSMCIAMNGDFVAPGQLAVSTSNRNFEGRQGKDARTILASPATAAATAVAGVLTDPRVFLKEVEHV, encoded by the coding sequence ATGCCTGATTCCAAGACCCTGTTCGACAAGGTGTGGGACGCCCACGTCGTGCGGTCGGAAAAGGCCGATACGCCGGGCGTGCTGTATATCGACCTGCATCTGGTCCACGAAGTCACCAGCCCACAGGCCTTCAGCGAGATCGAGGCGCGCGGTCTGAAGGTCCGTCGCCCCGACCGCACCTATGCGACCCTGGACCATTCGACGCCGACGCTGCCGGCGGGGCTGAACGGGCTGAAGCCCTATGTCACGGCCCAAGCCGAGGCTCAGGTCCATACGCTGGAGCGGAACTGCGCCGCCCACGGCGTGCCACTGGCGGGGTGGGATTCGGACGATCGCGGCGTGGTCCATGTCATGGGGCCGGAACTGGGCCTGACCCAGCCGGGCATGACGGTGGTCTGCGGCGACAGTCATACGGCGACCCACGGCGCCTTCGGGGCCCTGGCCTTCGGCATCGGCACGTCCGAGGTCGGCCATGTGCTGGCGACCCAGTGCCTGTTGCAGCGCAAGGCCAAGGCCATGCGGGTGAAGGTGGACGGAAAGTTGCAGCCCGGCGTCTCGGGCAAGGACGTCGCCCTGGCGGTCATCGCCGCCATCGGTTTCGGTGGCGGCACCGGCTACGTCATCGAATACGCGGGCGAGGCGGTGCGGTCGCTGGACATGGAAGGGCGCATGACCCTGTGCAACATGTCCATCGAGGCCGGCGCGCGGGCGGGCATGATCGCCCCGGACCAGACCACCATCGACTGGCTGCGCGGCCGCAAACATGTGCCCGCTGACTATGAGGCCGCAACGGCCGCATGGCTGAAACTGGTGACGGATGCAGGCGCGGTCTTTGATAAGGAAGTGACCATCGACGGCGCCGCCATCCGACCCATGGCGACCTGGGGCACGACGCCGGATGCGGGCGCGCCGATAGGCTCGCCTGTGCCGCAACCGCAGTCGGACTCAGACCGCAAGGCCATCGCCTATATGGGCTTCACGGCCGGGGAGGCGACGACCAGCCAGCCGGTGGATGTGGTCTTCATCGGCTCCTGCACCAACGGACGCCTGCCCGATCTGCGCGCCGCCGCCGAGGTGCTGCGCGGCCGAAAGGTAAAGCCGGGTCTGCGCATGCTGGTGGTGCCGGGGTCCGAGGCCGTGCGTCGTGACGCCGAGGCTGAAGGCCTGGATCAGGTCTTCATCGCAGCCGGGGCCGAATGGCGCATTCCCGGCTGTTCGATGTGCATCGCCATGAACGGCGATTTCGTCGCGCCGGGCCAACTGGCCGTATCCACATCGAACCGCAATTTCGAAGGCCGCCAAGGCAAGGACGCCCGCACCATCCTGGCCAGTCCAGCGACGGCGGCGGCGACGGCGGTCGCTGGTGTGCTGACCGATCCGCGCGTCTTTCTGAAGGAGGTCGAGCATGTCTGA
- a CDS encoding 2-isopropylmalate synthase: MIAPESVRVSGVSRTEEIAADPNRVIVFDTTMRDGEQAPGFSMSAQAKVKMAQVLRDLGVDVIEAGFAAASPGDEDCIRRVAGEVEGPIFCSLSRANEKDIDATFRALAPAPKSHRRCHTFIGTSPIHRSAKLKMSTNEVLSTAVRSVEYARSLFDDVEFSAEDAFRTEPEFLADVLEAAADAGARTLNVPDTVGYATPEEVRETYRALAARIKKRYPHVIFSAHCHDDLGMAVANSLAAVEGGARQIEGAINGIGERAGNCSIEEVIMALKVREDRYGVTTGADSRHLVRASKILCEITETVIARNKSVVGINAFAHEAGIHQHGMLADSRTYEIMRPQDVGFEGSWFVLGKHSGRHAIAKRAETIGRPIEGERLAAVVAGFKSRADQIGEINDAELIAIIDRVNGVSEIVAQYA, from the coding sequence ATGATTGCTCCCGAAAGCGTACGAGTATCGGGCGTATCCCGCACAGAGGAGATCGCCGCCGATCCCAACCGCGTCATCGTCTTCGACACGACGATGCGGGACGGGGAACAGGCTCCGGGCTTCTCGATGAGCGCCCAGGCCAAGGTGAAGATGGCCCAGGTTCTGCGGGACCTGGGCGTCGATGTCATCGAGGCCGGCTTCGCCGCCGCCTCGCCGGGCGACGAGGACTGCATCCGCCGCGTGGCGGGCGAGGTCGAGGGACCGATCTTCTGCTCCTTGTCGCGCGCCAACGAAAAGGACATCGACGCCACCTTCCGCGCCCTGGCGCCGGCGCCGAAGTCGCATCGTCGGTGCCACACCTTCATCGGCACCAGCCCGATCCACCGTTCCGCCAAGCTGAAGATGTCCACCAATGAGGTGCTGTCGACGGCCGTGCGGTCGGTGGAATACGCCCGGAGCCTGTTCGACGATGTCGAATTCTCGGCCGAGGACGCCTTCCGAACCGAGCCGGAGTTTCTGGCTGATGTGCTGGAGGCCGCCGCCGACGCTGGCGCCCGCACCCTGAACGTGCCCGACACCGTCGGCTATGCGACGCCGGAAGAGGTGCGCGAAACCTATCGCGCCCTGGCCGCGCGCATTAAGAAGCGTTACCCGCACGTGATCTTCTCGGCCCACTGCCACGACGACCTGGGCATGGCGGTCGCCAACTCCCTGGCCGCTGTCGAGGGCGGTGCGCGTCAGATCGAGGGCGCCATCAACGGCATCGGCGAGCGGGCCGGCAACTGCTCGATCGAAGAGGTCATCATGGCGCTGAAGGTCCGCGAGGACCGCTATGGCGTTACGACCGGCGCCGACAGCCGCCACTTGGTCCGCGCCTCCAAGATCCTGTGCGAGATCACCGAGACGGTCATCGCCCGCAACAAGTCGGTGGTCGGCATCAACGCCTTCGCCCACGAGGCGGGCATCCATCAGCACGGGATGCTGGCCGACAGCCGCACCTATGAGATCATGCGGCCCCAGGATGTGGGCTTCGAGGGCAGCTGGTTCGTGCTGGGCAAGCATTCGGGCCGTCACGCCATCGCCAAGCGCGCCGAGACCATCGGCCGTCCCATCGAGGGCGAGCGTCTGGCGGCGGTGGTCGCCGGCTTCAAGTCGCGCGCGGATCAGATCGGCGAGATCAACGACGCCGAACTGATCGCCATCATCGACCGGGTCAATGGCGTGTCCGAGATCGTGGCCCAATATGCCTGA
- the leuB gene encoding 3-isopropylmalate dehydrogenase produces MSTAATKTYNIVLLPGDGVGPEVTRAARDVLRVIGDFYGHHFEFAEHLIGGAAIDETGEPLPEATRAACVASDAVLLGAVGGPKWDGGKARPEQGLLAIRKAMGLFANLRPLQVSPVLAHRSPLKKEIVEGVDLIVFRELTGGVYFGEKTRTADRATDLCEYTVPEIERVTRAAFQTAQQRRGKVTSVDKANVMETSRLWREVVTRIHAEEFPDITLEHALVDSMAMHLIRKPREYDVILTENMFGDILSDEISVLGGSIGLLPSASLGAGGPGLFEPIHGSAPDIAGQDLANPVGTILSAALLLRHSLKLEDEADSIEAAVAAVLAAGAVTADLGGALGTRAATEAVIDAIRAIHWAAAHRVQMHWA; encoded by the coding sequence ATGAGCACCGCCGCCACCAAGACCTACAACATCGTCCTGCTGCCCGGCGACGGCGTCGGACCGGAGGTCACACGGGCCGCGCGCGACGTCCTGCGGGTCATCGGCGATTTCTATGGTCACCATTTCGAGTTCGCCGAGCATCTGATCGGCGGCGCGGCCATCGACGAGACGGGCGAGCCTTTGCCAGAGGCCACGCGCGCCGCCTGCGTCGCGTCCGACGCCGTGCTGCTGGGCGCCGTCGGCGGACCGAAATGGGATGGCGGCAAGGCGCGTCCGGAACAGGGGCTGTTGGCCATCCGCAAGGCGATGGGCCTGTTCGCCAATCTGCGGCCGTTGCAGGTGTCGCCGGTGCTGGCGCACCGCTCCCCGCTGAAGAAGGAGATCGTCGAGGGCGTCGATCTGATCGTCTTCCGCGAACTGACCGGCGGCGTCTATTTCGGCGAGAAGACCCGCACCGCCGACCGCGCCACCGACCTGTGCGAGTACACCGTGCCGGAGATCGAGCGGGTGACCCGCGCCGCCTTCCAGACCGCCCAACAGCGTCGCGGCAAGGTGACCTCGGTCGACAAGGCCAATGTCATGGAGACCAGTCGCTTGTGGCGCGAGGTCGTGACCCGCATCCATGCCGAGGAGTTCCCAGACATCACCCTGGAGCACGCCCTGGTAGACTCCATGGCCATGCACCTGATCCGCAAGCCGCGCGAATACGACGTCATCCTGACCGAAAACATGTTCGGCGACATCCTGTCGGACGAGATCTCTGTGCTGGGCGGCTCCATCGGCCTGTTGCCGTCGGCGTCGCTGGGCGCGGGCGGGCCGGGTCTGTTCGAGCCGATCCACGGCTCGGCGCCGGACATCGCCGGTCAGGATTTAGCCAATCCGGTCGGGACCATCCTGTCGGCGGCCCTGCTGCTGCGTCACAGCCTGAAACTGGAGGACGAGGCCGATTCCATCGAGGCCGCCGTCGCCGCCGTTCTGGCGGCCGGCGCCGTGACAGCCGATCTGGGCGGCGCGCTGGGCACGCGCGCGGCGACCGAAGCCGTCATCGACGCCATCCGCGCCATCCATTGGGCGGCGGCGCACCGGGTGCAGATGCACTGGGCCTGA
- a CDS encoding ammonium transporter, which produces MSRTTKRLTGAAALLLPTLCLMAAGPANAQDAAPALLGHQAALELDSAGASWLGTSTALVLLMTLPGLALFYGGMVRKKNVIATITQSVGVFAVVSLVWFIAGYSLAFGKNESAGLQPFIGSLDMLFLNGVSLKTANALLPGIPEFLFISFQMTFAIITPALITGAFAERFKYSALLLFTALWSLLVYAPICHWVWGGGFLGSAGVLDFAGGAVVHVNSGVAGLVCAIFLGRRKGYGTEVITAHNPVLTMIGASLLLVGWIGFNAGSAGAANDLMGVALLNTILAAAAAALTWKIVEYIEKKKVSLIGMLSGVVAGLVAITPAAGFVDPKGAVIIGLIAGPACYASSVWIKKLLRYDDSLDAFGIHGAGGLIGALLTGVFATTAINSLSEGANVGAQALGLLWTIVYSAVGTLIILFICKFTTGLRVSEAEEAAGLDTSLHGEALEH; this is translated from the coding sequence ATGTCGCGGACCACGAAACGACTTACGGGAGCGGCTGCGCTCCTTCTTCCCACACTCTGTCTGATGGCCGCTGGCCCAGCCAATGCGCAGGACGCCGCGCCCGCCTTGCTCGGCCACCAAGCCGCGCTTGAGCTGGACAGCGCCGGCGCCTCATGGCTCGGCACCTCGACCGCCCTGGTTCTGCTGATGACCCTCCCCGGTCTGGCGCTGTTCTATGGCGGCATGGTGCGCAAGAAGAACGTCATCGCCACCATCACCCAGTCCGTCGGCGTCTTCGCCGTGGTGTCGCTGGTGTGGTTCATCGCGGGCTACAGCTTGGCCTTCGGCAAGAACGAAAGCGCCGGCCTTCAGCCCTTCATCGGCAGTCTGGACATGCTCTTCCTGAACGGCGTGTCGTTGAAGACCGCCAACGCCCTGCTGCCGGGCATTCCCGAGTTCCTGTTCATCTCCTTCCAGATGACCTTCGCCATCATCACCCCGGCGCTGATCACCGGCGCATTCGCCGAACGGTTCAAATATTCGGCGCTGTTGCTGTTCACCGCCCTGTGGTCGCTGCTGGTCTATGCGCCGATCTGCCACTGGGTCTGGGGCGGCGGTTTTCTGGGTTCGGCGGGCGTGCTGGACTTCGCGGGCGGCGCCGTCGTTCACGTCAACTCGGGCGTCGCGGGCCTGGTGTGCGCCATCTTCCTGGGTCGCCGTAAGGGTTATGGCACAGAGGTCATCACCGCTCACAACCCCGTCCTGACTATGATTGGCGCCTCGCTGCTGCTGGTCGGATGGATTGGCTTCAACGCCGGCTCGGCGGGCGCCGCAAACGACCTGATGGGCGTGGCTTTGCTGAACACCATCCTGGCCGCAGCCGCCGCCGCCCTGACCTGGAAAATCGTCGAATACATCGAGAAGAAGAAGGTCTCGCTGATCGGCATGCTGTCGGGCGTCGTCGCCGGTCTGGTCGCCATCACCCCGGCGGCCGGCTTCGTCGACCCCAAGGGCGCGGTCATCATCGGCCTGATCGCTGGCCCGGCTTGCTACGCCTCTTCGGTGTGGATCAAGAAGCTGCTGCGCTACGACGACAGCCTAGACGCCTTCGGCATCCACGGCGCGGGCGGCCTGATCGGCGCCCTTCTGACCGGCGTGTTCGCCACGACCGCGATCAACAGCCTGTCGGAAGGCGCCAACGTCGGCGCCCAGGCCCTGGGCCTGTTGTGGACCATCGTCTACAGCGCCGTCGGCACCCTGATCATCCTCTTCATCTGCAAGTTCACCACGGGACTGCGCGTGAGCGAGGCGGAGGAAGCCGCCGGTCTGGACACCTCTCTGCACGGCGAAGCATTGGAACACTGA
- the ilvG gene encoding acetolactate synthase 2 catalytic subunit produces the protein MTLMTAAAFKPSAETAPHSGARLLVSTLERLGVEVVFGYPGGAIMPVYDALAGSKLKHILVRHEQGAAFSADAYARKSGKVGVCMATSGPGATNLVTGIANAMMDSVPIVCITGNVAQGLMGTDAFQEIDILGVTLPIVKHSILVRSAAEVPAAIEEAFHIARSGRPGPVLVDLPKDVQFETTGDDYGFSIPNETARVDHDAIAAAEAAIRTAKKPLVYIGGGVKIGGATEALRAFVAATGIPQVSTLNALGTIPTDAPGMLGMLGMHGTRAANHAVQDSDLLIVVGARFDDRATGKLAEFAPNARIVHFDIDASEVGKLRSANVAVVGELREGIEALTARMRSGAALDIQAWADDCAGAAKAGVHRYDAPGEGVYAPALLKEISEAAGDDFVAACDVGQHQMWAAMHCRFAKPEAHITSGGLGAMGFGLPAGIGAKLADPSATVVTIAGDGGFMMNIQELATLKRYGIPLKIVLIDNSSLGLVRQWQELFFAENYSEIDLSDNPDFVKVAEAFGIEAFRIDRRDQVSDGIQRLLAADGPCLAHVVIDPRDNVWPLVPPGKSNAEMMEGS, from the coding sequence ATGACCCTGATGACCGCCGCCGCCTTCAAACCCTCAGCCGAGACCGCACCCCACTCAGGTGCGCGTCTGCTGGTCTCCACCCTGGAGCGGCTGGGGGTGGAGGTGGTGTTCGGCTATCCGGGCGGCGCCATCATGCCGGTTTATGACGCCTTGGCTGGCTCCAAGCTGAAACACATCCTGGTCCGCCACGAGCAGGGGGCGGCCTTCTCGGCCGACGCCTATGCCAGGAAGAGCGGCAAGGTCGGCGTCTGCATGGCCACCTCCGGCCCTGGCGCCACCAATCTGGTCACCGGCATCGCCAATGCGATGATGGATTCGGTGCCGATCGTGTGCATCACCGGCAATGTCGCCCAAGGCCTGATGGGCACTGACGCCTTTCAGGAGATCGACATCCTGGGCGTCACCCTGCCGATCGTGAAACATTCGATCCTGGTCCGCTCGGCCGCCGAGGTTCCCGCCGCGATCGAGGAAGCCTTTCATATTGCTAGGTCTGGCCGCCCCGGCCCGGTTCTGGTCGATCTGCCCAAGGACGTGCAGTTCGAGACGACCGGCGATGACTACGGATTTTCAATCCCCAACGAGACGGCACGCGTCGATCACGACGCCATCGCCGCCGCAGAGGCTGCGATCCGCACGGCGAAGAAGCCGCTGGTCTATATCGGCGGCGGGGTGAAGATCGGCGGCGCGACCGAGGCCCTGCGCGCCTTCGTCGCCGCGACCGGCATCCCTCAAGTTTCGACGCTGAATGCTCTGGGCACCATCCCGACCGATGCGCCGGGCATGCTGGGCATGCTGGGCATGCACGGCACGCGCGCCGCCAACCATGCGGTGCAGGACAGCGATCTGCTGATCGTCGTCGGCGCCCGGTTCGACGACCGCGCGACAGGCAAGTTGGCCGAGTTCGCGCCCAACGCCAGGATCGTCCATTTCGACATCGACGCCTCGGAAGTCGGCAAACTGCGCAGCGCCAATGTCGCCGTCGTCGGCGAGCTGCGCGAAGGCATTGAGGCGCTGACGGCGCGGATGCGGTCGGGCGCGGCGCTGGACATTCAGGCCTGGGCCGACGACTGCGCCGGTGCGGCCAAAGCGGGCGTTCACCGCTATGATGCGCCGGGCGAGGGGGTCTATGCGCCCGCCCTGCTGAAGGAAATCTCGGAAGCGGCGGGCGATGACTTCGTCGCCGCCTGCGACGTGGGCCAGCATCAGATGTGGGCGGCCATGCACTGCCGCTTCGCCAAGCCGGAAGCCCACATCACCTCGGGCGGTCTGGGCGCGATGGGCTTTGGTTTGCCCGCCGGCATCGGGGCGAAGCTGGCCGATCCTTCGGCGACGGTCGTCACGATCGCCGGCGACGGCGGCTTCATGATGAATATCCAGGAGCTGGCGACGCTGAAGCGTTACGGCATCCCGCTGAAGATCGTGCTGATCGACAACTCCTCACTGGGCCTGGTGCGCCAGTGGCAGGAGCTGTTCTTCGCCGAGAACTATTCCGAGATCGACCTGTCCGACAATCCGGACTTCGTGAAGGTCGCCGAAGCCTTCGGCATCGAGGCCTTCCGCATCGATCGCCGCGATCAGGTGTCCGACGGCATCCAGCGCCTGCTGGCCGCCGACGGCCCCTGCCTGGCCCATGTGGTCATCGACCCCCGAGACAATGTCTGGCCGCTGGTTCCGCCGGGCAAGAGCAATGCTGAAATGATGGAGGGCTCCTGA